A single Desulfolucanica intricata DNA region contains:
- the polX gene encoding DNA polymerase/3'-5' exonuclease PolX: MHNIEIAWIFDELADLLEFLGESFFKVRAYRRAAHNISGLDTSLRQMHERGQLDRIPGVGKNIAGKIAEILDTGKLRQHQELLQKVPPGLLEVMRLPGIGPKKGSIICEHLGVTSLDELEEAARARKLRKLPGMGVKTEQDILRHIRMHRHHLERVLLSTARDLAREIIEYLSVLPEVERLEVAGSTRRWQETVGDLDLVCASTTPDLVINALIDYPRVTDTLILEENRVRVMTWWGIPVDLEIVTPDKFELALHRATGSKEHYRRLKELALKKNWKLGVNGFTGPGAPFPLTEEHIYSSLGLSYIPPELREDRGEIEKALNNELPQLIELSDIKGDLHVHTNWSDGTNSLEQIIERAKEKGYSYLAITDHSQSLKIAKGLSLERLQEQHRVIRKLDQELADFHLFTGIEVDILSKGLDYPDEILQDIDVVVASVHTGFRQDSNTLTNRIIAAVENEHVDIIGHLTGRLICQREPYDIDIEKILEAAAKYNTALEINASPDRLDLNDEHARLAAQYGVKLTINTDAHDLRRMDEMVYGVSVARRAGLKAEDVINTWKPKQLIHFLRKH; the protein is encoded by the coding sequence ATGCATAATATAGAGATAGCCTGGATTTTTGACGAGCTTGCGGATCTCTTAGAATTTTTAGGAGAAAGTTTTTTTAAAGTTCGGGCTTACCGGCGGGCCGCCCATAATATTTCCGGCCTGGATACTTCATTAAGGCAAATGCATGAACGAGGGCAATTAGATAGAATTCCGGGAGTAGGTAAAAATATTGCGGGAAAAATTGCTGAGATATTGGACACAGGTAAACTGCGGCAGCACCAGGAACTATTGCAAAAAGTACCTCCCGGTTTATTAGAAGTAATGAGACTGCCTGGTATCGGGCCTAAAAAAGGGAGCATTATCTGTGAACACTTGGGTGTCACTTCCTTAGACGAACTGGAGGAGGCAGCCAGAGCAAGAAAATTACGGAAATTACCGGGGATGGGGGTAAAAACTGAACAGGATATTCTAAGACATATAAGAATGCACCGACATCATTTGGAGAGGGTATTACTCAGTACGGCGAGGGATTTAGCCCGGGAAATTATTGAATACCTTTCTGTATTACCTGAAGTGGAGCGTTTGGAGGTAGCAGGGAGTACCAGACGCTGGCAGGAAACAGTGGGAGATCTTGACCTGGTTTGTGCTTCTACGACACCGGATTTGGTTATAAATGCACTTATAGATTACCCCCGGGTCACAGACACTCTTATATTGGAAGAAAATCGAGTTCGTGTAATGACCTGGTGGGGGATACCGGTGGATCTGGAAATTGTTACACCAGACAAATTTGAACTTGCCCTGCACCGTGCTACCGGAAGTAAAGAACATTACAGACGTCTAAAGGAATTGGCCTTGAAAAAAAACTGGAAACTAGGTGTAAATGGTTTCACCGGTCCGGGAGCACCGTTTCCTTTAACTGAAGAACATATTTACAGTTCCCTTGGCTTAAGCTATATTCCGCCCGAATTAAGAGAGGACCGGGGAGAAATTGAAAAAGCCTTAAACAACGAATTACCTCAGTTAATTGAACTTTCGGATATTAAAGGGGACCTGCATGTACATACTAATTGGAGTGACGGTACTAATAGCCTTGAACAGATAATTGAGCGGGCCAAAGAAAAAGGTTACAGCTATTTAGCTATTACAGATCATTCCCAATCATTAAAAATAGCTAAAGGATTGTCTTTGGAACGTTTACAGGAACAGCATAGGGTAATTAGAAAACTTGATCAAGAACTTGCTGATTTTCATTTATTTACCGGAATCGAAGTAGATATTTTATCAAAAGGCCTGGATTATCCGGATGAAATATTGCAAGATATTGATGTTGTTGTGGCTTCAGTGCATACGGGCTTTAGACAGGACAGCAACACTTTAACAAACAGAATTATCGCCGCTGTTGAAAATGAACATGTAGATATTATTGGTCATCTAACCGGCCGTCTGATTTGCCAGCGTGAGCCCTACGATATAGATATAGAAAAAATATTAGAAGCTGCAGCTAAGTACAATACTGCACTGGAAATTAACGCTTCCCCAGATCGCTTGGATTTAAATGATGAACATGCCCGCCTGGCTGCTCAGTATGGGGTTAAGTTAACTATTAATACAGACGCCCATGATTTGCGACGGATGGATGAAATGGTGTATGGTGTGTCGGTGGCCCGCAGGGCCGGGCTTAAGGCGGAAGATGTGATAAACACCTGGAAGCCGAAGCAGCTTATACATTTTTTGCGTAAACACTAG
- a CDS encoding cell division protein ZapA, with product MGEQENRVEVEIYGDVYVLKGNETTEYMQDVADYVNKMMKEIATRNFKLPLNKVAILSAINIVDELFKLREEYDNLVKEYEQLIEEIEESEPKKHKKRVRK from the coding sequence GTGGGTGAACAGGAAAACCGGGTAGAAGTTGAAATATACGGTGACGTATATGTTTTAAAGGGCAATGAAACTACTGAATATATGCAGGATGTAGCTGATTATGTAAATAAAATGATGAAAGAAATAGCTACACGTAATTTCAAGCTGCCACTTAATAAGGTAGCGATACTATCTGCTATAAATATAGTGGACGAACTGTTTAAATTACGGGAAGAATACGATAATCTAGTAAAGGAATATGAACAGTTAATAGAAGAAATAGAAGAGTCGGAGCCCAAGAAACATAAAAAGAGAGTTAGGAAGTAA
- the pheT gene encoding phenylalanine--tRNA ligase subunit beta: MLVSYKWLKEYVDIPISPQELADRLTLVGVAVEKVHNLSEGIEDVYIGKILKIEQHPNADKLVICTVTTGGEPVRIVTGATNVREGHVIPVAVVGAKLPGGVKIKKAKLRGVESRGMLCSGQELGIDTKLLPPDQQHGILILPEDAPLGADAREFLGLNDMLLELDLTPNRGDCLSMIGVAREVAAILGQKMRVPEPRIKELSESIDGRARVDISATTLCRRYVARVLTNVKVGPSPVWMQQRLRAAGIRPISNIVDVTNYVMLEMGQPLHAFDYDSLKNHHIIVRRAAAGEKMVTLDGSERELEKDMLVITDPGGPVAVAGVMGGLHTEITEKTTTVLLESAYFHPISVRRTSKKLGLRSESSLRFEKGIDLAGCLCAANRACQLMQEMGAADVLAGAIDNYPEPLVEKTVALRPARVNHLLGVEVPREQIISILSSLEFKVQENGEEILATVPTHRNDVGIEADLIEEVARMYGFNQIPNTRIYGANTRGAKTPVQMKETQIKDVLTACGLTEVITYSFINPRVFDALRLPGDSPFRNVVKIKNPLSEDHSVMRTVLLSNLLEVLQRNYSRRVQNGAIFEMGRIFLPTNERLPEEIPVLGAAVMGKLPQAWNKPAVEMDFYYLKGVLESLFDTIGLDKVVFIPEESGHSYHPGRTAAVHLAGKQIGIIGEVHPDVLENYNLPERVIACEINLTEVFAAGGKVKKYQSLPRFPGVDRDLAVVISREVPVQELFKVIRAAGGKLLRLVKLFDVYSGKQVPEGYQSLAFALNLQADDHTLTDTEINETVENIKSALAKELGAELRG, translated from the coding sequence GTGCTTGTATCATATAAGTGGCTTAAGGAATATGTAGATATTCCCATTTCACCTCAGGAGTTGGCTGACCGGCTGACTCTGGTAGGTGTAGCTGTTGAGAAGGTACATAACTTAAGTGAGGGAATAGAAGATGTTTATATTGGTAAGATTCTTAAAATAGAACAGCATCCCAACGCTGACAAATTGGTAATCTGTACTGTTACCACCGGTGGTGAACCGGTGCGGATTGTTACCGGGGCTACCAATGTCCGTGAAGGCCATGTAATACCGGTAGCAGTAGTTGGGGCCAAATTACCCGGTGGGGTTAAGATTAAGAAGGCTAAACTTAGGGGTGTGGAGTCTCGGGGGATGCTTTGTTCCGGCCAAGAGCTTGGGATTGATACGAAACTTCTTCCACCGGACCAGCAGCACGGTATTTTAATTTTACCGGAGGATGCACCACTAGGAGCAGATGCCAGAGAGTTTCTGGGTTTGAATGATATGCTTTTAGAACTGGATCTTACTCCAAACCGTGGTGACTGTTTATCAATGATTGGAGTGGCCCGTGAAGTTGCTGCTATTCTGGGACAGAAAATGCGTGTACCTGAACCTAGAATAAAGGAGCTGTCGGAGTCTATTGATGGGCGAGCCAGAGTAGATATTTCTGCTACGACGTTATGCCGACGTTATGTGGCCAGGGTTTTAACCAATGTTAAAGTGGGTCCTTCACCGGTTTGGATGCAGCAGCGCTTGAGGGCTGCCGGGATCAGGCCGATCAGTAATATTGTAGACGTAACTAACTATGTAATGCTTGAAATGGGGCAGCCCCTGCATGCTTTTGATTATGACTCTTTAAAAAACCATCACATAATTGTGCGCCGGGCTGCTGCCGGTGAGAAGATGGTAACCCTAGACGGAAGTGAACGTGAGCTGGAAAAGGATATGCTGGTAATTACCGATCCGGGTGGGCCTGTAGCGGTAGCCGGGGTAATGGGCGGTTTACATACCGAGATCACCGAAAAGACTACAACTGTGCTACTGGAGTCTGCTTATTTTCACCCGATAAGTGTTCGTCGCACTTCTAAGAAACTAGGATTACGATCTGAATCCTCTTTGCGTTTTGAAAAGGGTATTGATTTAGCCGGTTGTTTATGTGCGGCTAACCGAGCCTGTCAGTTAATGCAGGAAATGGGTGCTGCTGATGTTTTGGCCGGTGCCATTGATAACTATCCCGAGCCGCTGGTAGAGAAGACTGTTGCTTTGCGCCCTGCGCGGGTAAATCACCTGTTAGGGGTGGAAGTGCCACGGGAGCAAATTATTTCTATTTTAAGTAGTCTTGAATTTAAGGTGCAGGAAAACGGGGAAGAAATACTGGCTACTGTACCCACCCACCGCAATGACGTTGGCATAGAAGCTGATTTAATTGAAGAAGTAGCAAGGATGTATGGTTTTAATCAAATTCCTAATACGAGGATTTACGGTGCCAATACCCGGGGAGCCAAAACACCGGTGCAGATGAAGGAGACACAAATTAAGGATGTTTTAACTGCCTGTGGACTAACCGAAGTAATTACCTATAGCTTCATTAACCCGCGGGTTTTTGATGCCTTACGATTACCTGGCGACAGTCCTTTTCGTAATGTAGTAAAGATTAAAAATCCACTGAGTGAAGATCATTCAGTTATGCGCACCGTGCTGTTATCAAATTTACTGGAAGTACTCCAGCGCAATTACAGCAGACGGGTGCAAAATGGTGCTATTTTTGAAATGGGTAGAATCTTCTTACCTACCAATGAAAGGTTGCCGGAAGAAATCCCTGTACTGGGGGCTGCTGTGATGGGTAAGCTGCCGCAGGCTTGGAACAAGCCGGCAGTAGAAATGGATTTTTATTATCTCAAAGGGGTGCTGGAATCCCTATTTGATACGATCGGGCTTGATAAAGTTGTCTTTATACCGGAAGAAAGTGGCCATAGCTATCATCCCGGTAGAACGGCTGCGGTTCATCTGGCAGGAAAACAAATTGGTATAATCGGAGAAGTTCACCCGGATGTATTGGAAAATTATAATTTGCCCGAGCGGGTAATTGCCTGTGAGATTAATTTAACAGAGGTGTTTGCTGCCGGTGGAAAGGTTAAAAAGTATCAATCACTTCCTCGCTTCCCGGGTGTGGATCGTGATTTGGCGGTGGTTATTAGCCGGGAGGTACCGGTACAAGAACTCTTTAAAGTTATCCGGGCGGCCGGTGGTAAGCTTTTACGCTTAGTTAAATTGTTTGACGTATATAGTGGTAAGCAGGTACCTGAAGGTTACCAAAGCCTTGCCTTTGCATTAAATCTTCAGGCAGATGATCATACTTTGACTGATACTGAGATAAATGAAACGGTTGAAAATATAAAAAGTGCTCTAGCTAAGGAATTGGGTGCAGAATTACGTGGGTAA
- the pheS gene encoding phenylalanine--tRNA ligase subunit alpha: protein MEQKLRTIAEEALQAANTAESLEQLNDIRVKYLGKKGSLTQVLRGMGSLSAEERPRIGQVANEVRAQIEAALNEKVSAVKEKEKQIRIRAERIDITLPGRPVTLGKKHPLTAVTEEIQNIFLGLGFNIAEGPEIEHDYYNFEALNLPKDHPARDMQDTFFITDEVLLRTHTSPVQVHTMEKTAPNLPVKIIAPGKVYRRDDDATHSPMFHQVEGLAIDRKITFSDLKGVLQIFAEEMFGEKTKTRFRPSYFPFTEPSAEVDISCVMCAGRGCRVCSHTGWLEVLGSGMVHPRVLEMSGYNSEEVTGFAFGMGVERIAMLKYGIDDLRLLFDNDLRFLEQF from the coding sequence ATGGAGCAAAAATTGCGCACTATTGCCGAAGAAGCTTTGCAGGCTGCTAATACAGCTGAAAGTTTGGAGCAATTAAATGATATCCGGGTAAAATATCTGGGTAAAAAAGGTTCCTTAACCCAGGTATTACGGGGAATGGGCTCTTTATCCGCAGAGGAGCGTCCTCGTATAGGTCAAGTAGCAAATGAAGTTAGAGCACAGATAGAGGCTGCATTGAATGAAAAAGTCTCTGCTGTTAAAGAAAAGGAAAAGCAAATCCGAATTAGGGCTGAAAGAATAGACATAACCCTACCGGGCAGACCGGTAACACTGGGTAAAAAACATCCCCTTACGGCAGTCACGGAAGAAATTCAAAATATTTTTCTGGGTTTGGGCTTTAATATTGCTGAGGGCCCGGAGATAGAACATGATTATTATAATTTTGAAGCGTTAAACTTACCTAAAGATCACCCGGCCAGGGATATGCAGGATACTTTCTTTATTACTGATGAAGTGCTGCTGCGCACTCACACTTCACCTGTTCAGGTACATACGATGGAAAAGACCGCTCCAAATTTACCGGTTAAAATTATTGCCCCCGGAAAAGTATACCGGCGTGATGATGATGCTACCCATTCACCCATGTTCCACCAGGTAGAAGGTCTTGCTATTGATCGCAAGATTACCTTTAGCGATTTAAAAGGTGTTTTGCAGATATTTGCTGAGGAAATGTTTGGTGAAAAAACCAAAACACGTTTCCGTCCCAGTTATTTTCCCTTTACTGAGCCCAGTGCCGAGGTGGATATTTCTTGTGTAATGTGTGCAGGGCGAGGCTGCCGGGTATGTTCACACACCGGCTGGCTTGAAGTTCTTGGTTCCGGTATGGTTCACCCCCGGGTGCTGGAGATGTCAGGTTATAACTCTGAGGAGGTAACCGGTTTTGCCTTCGGTATGGGAGTAGAGCGTATTGCCATGCTTAAATACGGAATTGATGATTTGCGTCTGCTTTTCGATAACGATTTAAGATTCCTAGAACAGTTTTAG
- a CDS encoding TrmH family RNA methyltransferase, with the protein MLITSEANPHIKYLKRLARRRFREEEEKFIIEGVRFVEEAVSCGWSLETVVYTPRVVQKDRGKRLLDSIAKLNIPTIEVTEAIFSNLSFTVTPQGVLAVVKAYKNNLTNLLQNKQNSLFVMIDGIQDPGNLGTIIRIADAAGAAGVILAKGTVDLYNPKTLRATMGSIFHLPVIMAGEAGEVAEGLLQNGVRLVVGIPQARLPVYHADLTGPVALVVGSEANGVSEKVKALAEYQINIPMPGRAESLNAAAAAAIMCYEAIRQRLSKKSSSDFRGNRRH; encoded by the coding sequence ATGCTTATAACAAGTGAGGCAAACCCACATATTAAGTACCTTAAACGCTTGGCCCGCCGTCGTTTTCGTGAGGAAGAAGAAAAGTTTATAATTGAAGGGGTTCGCTTTGTGGAAGAGGCGGTAAGTTGTGGTTGGTCCCTTGAAACAGTGGTATATACACCAAGGGTGGTTCAAAAGGATCGGGGCAAAAGGTTATTGGATAGTATAGCTAAACTAAATATCCCTACAATAGAAGTTACAGAGGCAATTTTTAGTAATCTGTCTTTCACAGTTACTCCCCAGGGTGTGCTGGCCGTAGTAAAAGCTTATAAGAATAATCTTACTAACCTGCTGCAAAACAAGCAGAATAGTCTCTTTGTTATGATTGACGGTATTCAAGATCCCGGAAATCTCGGTACGATTATTAGAATCGCCGATGCAGCCGGAGCGGCAGGAGTAATTTTAGCAAAGGGAACAGTGGATTTGTATAATCCAAAAACTTTACGGGCTACAATGGGCTCAATTTTTCATCTTCCCGTTATTATGGCGGGAGAGGCCGGTGAAGTTGCAGAGGGTCTGCTGCAGAACGGAGTACGGCTCGTAGTTGGAATACCGCAAGCACGATTACCTGTTTATCATGCAGATTTGACCGGCCCTGTGGCACTTGTTGTGGGCAGTGAAGCTAATGGAGTCAGTGAGAAGGTAAAAGCATTAGCTGAATACCAAATTAATATACCCATGCCGGGCCGGGCTGAATCACTTAATGCCGCTGCAGCTGCTGCCATAATGTGTTATGAAGCTATTAGACAAAGGTTATCAAAAAAGTCGTCTAGCGACTTTCGAGGCAACCGAAGGCACTAG